Proteins encoded in a region of the Desulfosporosinus sp. Sb-LF genome:
- a CDS encoding TIGR02328 family protein, whose product MRLWHQDLLTFLPRAQILGQHRECCALRGLGWGKKHSTIDYVFTYSVKRLVDYHQLVLREMENRGYKPDQQWYCPEYRGKNTVPWTCTLRDELDDIPDGHIYPEHDDAYREECLANLRKKGIELFP is encoded by the coding sequence ATGAGACTCTGGCACCAGGACCTCCTAACTTTTTTACCCCGTGCCCAAATCTTGGGTCAGCATCGAGAATGCTGTGCCCTGCGGGGATTGGGGTGGGGAAAGAAACATTCCACTATAGATTACGTGTTCACGTACAGTGTAAAGAGACTTGTTGACTATCATCAGCTTGTTCTCAGAGAAATGGAGAACAGGGGATACAAACCGGACCAACAATGGTATTGTCCTGAATACCGTGGAAAAAACACGGTGCCTTGGACTTGCACTTTGCGTGATGAACTGGATGATATACCAGATGGTCATATCTATCCCGAGCACGATGACGCTTATCGTGAAGAATGCCTCGCTAATCTAAGGAAGAAGGGCATTGAGCTCTTTCCATGA
- a CDS encoding EFR1 family ferrodoxin (N-terminal region resembles flavodoxins. C-terminal ferrodoxin region binds two 4Fe-4S clusters.), with amino-acid sequence MQFNSMYFSATDTTKKVISGIVMNITENIGKEIIVHNVDFTLPEVRKEPVSFSKDDVVILGVPVYAGRVPNILLKYLSTITGNGALAIPVVVYGNRNYDDALIELKHLLEMNGFKVIAAGAFIGEHSFSKTLAKNRPDEKDMAIVSDFANQIYTKMTTQENISNVAVKGNTPYRNYYMPKNKDGSPADIRKVTPKTNSDCINCKLCVDVCPMGSIDYEDVSKLNGICIKCGACIKKCPTQAKYYDNDNYLRHKHELEIDFALRREPELFI; translated from the coding sequence ATGCAATTTAATTCGATGTATTTTAGTGCGACTGATACTACAAAAAAAGTAATATCTGGAATTGTAATGAACATTACTGAGAACATCGGCAAGGAAATAATTGTACATAATGTAGATTTCACATTACCGGAAGTTAGAAAAGAACCAGTGTCTTTTTCAAAAGATGATGTTGTTATTCTGGGGGTTCCAGTCTATGCAGGAAGAGTTCCTAATATATTACTGAAATATTTAAGTACTATAACAGGTAATGGTGCATTAGCAATTCCTGTAGTTGTTTATGGAAATAGAAATTATGACGATGCTTTAATAGAATTAAAACATCTTCTTGAAATGAACGGTTTTAAAGTTATTGCTGCTGGGGCATTTATAGGCGAACATTCATTTTCAAAAACACTTGCCAAAAACAGACCTGACGAAAAAGATATGGCCATAGTAAGTGATTTTGCGAATCAAATCTATACAAAAATGACGACTCAAGAGAATATTTCAAACGTAGCTGTAAAGGGTAATACGCCTTACAGGAACTATTATATGCCTAAAAATAAAGATGGTAGTCCTGCTGATATTAGAAAGGTTACTCCAAAAACAAATAGCGATTGTATTAATTGTAAGCTTTGTGTAGATGTCTGTCCTATGGGTTCCATTGACTATGAAGATGTATCTAAATTAAATGGAATTTGTATTAAATGCGGTGCTTGTATTAAAAAATGTCCTACTCAAGCAAAGTATTATGATAATGATAATTATTTAAGACATAAACATGAATTAGAAATTGATTTTGCTTTACGAAGAGAACCAGAATTATTTATTTGA
- a CDS encoding DUF1858 domain-containing protein, with the protein MITGAESITDVVEKYPQTVEVFKKYGMHCFGCMAARFENVEQGASAHGIDISSLIKDLNKAVENH; encoded by the coding sequence ATGATTACAGGAGCTGAATCGATTACTGACGTTGTAGAGAAATATCCACAAACTGTTGAGGTCTTTAAAAAGTACGGCATGCATTGTTTTGGTTGCATGGCGGCCCGTTTTGAGAATGTCGAACAAGGAGCTTCAGCCCATGGAATTGATATATCGAGCCTAATTAAAGACTTGAATAAAGCAGTCGAGAACCACTAA